In Hemicordylus capensis ecotype Gifberg chromosome 17, rHemCap1.1.pri, whole genome shotgun sequence, the DNA window GAACAGCTGAAGAACGTCTGAATCTGTCTGAATGCGGCTTCTCGGATGAAAAATGCTATGAAATCCGTTGGCAGCTCCacttatacaaaacaaaattccACCACAACAGCCAGATGTCCTAGAAAGACCTCTTTGCTGCTTTCTTTTGGAGAAACGGTTTCAGTGCTTAATAACAATTATACTTTGCGTTGACGTCACGCTTTTGAAGCATTCTTAGTTCTGATATAACACGCGCTACTCTTCAAATCACTTTACGGACATGCTAGGATTGTAAAGTTTACAACCAGCCCGTCAAAATGTTGCAGTTTCCATGCTGTGGAAATAAGGGCTGAGGACCAGAGGGATTGTCCGCCtggcaggggtgtcgctataattgagcagttgGGATCAAAGAACTCGgggccccagttcctgagggccccgtagctccacccctccctacatTATCTCCCTCTTTTTGAtgggccgccagggagagaggCGAATACCACTCTACTCCCCCGCTGTCATTTCAGGGGTTTCTGGCTGATGTGAGATTCGAACCTGAGACTTCCATCTTCTTAGCTTGTGGTGTTGGGctagctttaggaacataggaagctgccatatactgagtcagatccttggtccatctagctcaggattgcttacccagactggcagcagcttctccaaggtggcaggcaggagtctctttctcagccctgtcttggagatgctgccagggagggaactgggaaccttctgctcttcccagagtggctccatcccctaagaggggaatctcttccagtgctcacacatctagtctcccatccatatgccaccagggtaggccctgtttagctaaggtgacaaatcatgcttgctaccacaagacgctatctttaatttttctttagttatcctagagcCTTGGAAAGGGCCGGATAATtcaagtaccaaatccagtcaataacatctggtagagtGTGTGTAAatacagctttactgggaacagcctatattctgcaacaatacctataataacagcaacaacattgaccataaaatccagccatcccaggtccttgggaaggcctggatgtctggataaaacaaacccgtccataacacctgtctgattgtggaaacaagaaacaacaacaacacgctCTGTCCCAATGGCACTTGGCCATTGCgacagaggatgatgggagttgttgcccCATAAAATACTCCGTGCTGGGAACCCTTGCTTTAGGAAACTTGCTCTCCAGTCTGGATATTGGGACGCGAAGGGTGGGGAGGACGAGACGGAGGCGCACAGCTGTTGCCGGTCTTCCAAGCAGGTCTGCAGGCCGAGACGAGGCGGCCGCCTCCCAACTCGACAGCCCAGCTCCTTCAGCCCAACAGGAAATTCTCCAGACCAGCGAGCGCATATGGCCATCGCAGCCACGGCCAGAAACATCTGCACACACTCAGCTCTCTCCAGCACACTTTCCGATTTAACTGCTCTCCGTTATCCCGCCAGCCTGGCAAGTGCAGGCCGAGATTGCcaacagttgggggggggcacagacacacaaacacacaccccacgcaCACCCTTTTGAAAGGGCAACACACTTTGCAACAGGGGAGGGATtggggagggacacacacacacacacacacacactcacacacacacagaaaggtcAACTCACTTTgcaactggggaggagagctgatcttgcggtagcaagcaggaactgccccctttgctaagcagggtctgccctggtttgcatttggatgggagactacaagtgggCGATGCAAGATAATTAGGGGACGGGGTcctagttcagtggtagagcaaggCTTGCTGGGAGGGAGTCTCAGGTTTGAtctccagcagcatctccaggtaggcctgggaaagactattgcctgaaaccttggagaagccgctgccagtcagtgtagacaagagtgagccagatggacccagggtctgactcaagCTCCACTTGAGAAAGATCCATTTTGTGTGGACTTATTTATGTCTCCCATCAATTTCCACATCATCCCTCTCATACCACAcaattgtttcattgaaacagtttCGTCTTGTCTTAGATTTGGACTTGTCAGATTGAATATAATTCCTTCTATAGATCTATTGGACAAGTTGCTCGTTTCTCATCACATGGTTAGTGGACACTTTGGCGGGGGGCTCTCTTTGTtccttgctggtttgaattcataGATCCCAGTACACTTTATTTTAGGGATCTGCAAACCGTTTCGACACAGAGCTGTCTTGACATCGAACCGGCCGGCTCGATGGAGTTCTGGTCAACccgaaccgggcccggttcggCCTGAATTTTACTTTCCTCCCAACCCAACTCTTTTCATTCAAGCCCCCTGGTCCCCCACTTCCCCTGTACTGGTGAAGGGGAATTCTTACCGgactcccctttaccagtacagcctCGAACCCTGCCAAACTGGGCTTGACTTGGAGCCCAACTGGGCCCAGTTTCCTTggcacaaaactggactgggcccggTTCGGCTTGAGTCCAGTTCAACTCAAAACAAACCATttttttccggttttgtgcacatccctgctttatttattttcctgactcagtataagaccccttcctatgttcctaacagccaGACCTTCAATGCTGCATTATCAAATGAGGAGATCCAGTTATGAAACCATATAATTAGCACTGGGATTGCCATGGAGTGGGGAACAGGTTGACGCTTCAGAAGAGGGGTAGCGTCTCTGGGtagcaggcctgttcttctagagAAGCATGTTAGCCTGGGGAAAAAGTCGACTACGGGGAAATATTAGAGCCATCTTCAATTACCTGAAGGCTGTCACAACGAAAGAGCAGGCTTGTTCTCACTTTCTCCTGAGGGCCAGAACCGGTGGACTGAAAGAAAGCAGATTTAAGGTAAGTGTTAGGAAGaggattttaattgttgtacagtggaactctctgcctcatgcagtgctgggcttgcctttgctggaggttttcaaacgcAGACTGGGCAGCCACCTGTCAGGGAGGCTGCAGCAGATCCCTGCACTGAGTCGTTAGAAGAACCCTGCTGTAACCATCACACCACATTGCCTCGCAGTGCCGATtcctgagcagagggttggactagatgacctccaaggtctcttccagccctaacAGTCTAGGGTTCTATTCCTGGAGATTCACACACTCAGTAATGCCCTCTTGGCACAATGCTCTTTTCCCACAGATATACCACGCGTGTGACGGTCCTGGTTTATCCATCATCTGTTTCATGCAATATGATATCCTGGAGTACTTCAGCATCTATGGGACGGCATTATCCATGTGGGTGTCCCTGATGGGTAAGGACAAATCTTTCTTTTGGGGACGCATTTCAGCAGTTGGGAACTTAATCATATGTATGGTGTTGCCCGGGACACTTTGCAAAGACAGAGGAGACAAGTCTCTGCCCCAAAGTTttatactgagctcgatggaccaatggtctgattcagtatatggcagcttctgatgttcttatgcctAGCATCTGAGCTCTCCGGGAACTCAGCTCCCCAGGACGGCTCCCTTCTAAACTTGCTGCCTGTCTCCAAAACGCCACTGGAAAGGAAGATTCTctcataacaacataagaacatccctgctagatcaggcccaaggaagcccatcaagtccagcatcctatttcacaggcatggggtgagggcatgccctctctcctactgctactcccctgcaactattccccttctaactgagcaaagaggcaccttttttaaatggtggttctctttctttagcagggggagagcaaccggccctatccatccccagcacagcatccctccagtggctgttgctggtgtttattttgtgtttctttcttagattgtgagccctttggggacagggagcccttttatttgtttgtttgtttatatctacgcaaatcgctttgggaatttttgttttaaaaagttatataaatatccgtcatattcgtatttgtatttaGAGGCGCTATGCCTCTGAggtgggggtggcctatagccaccagactagtagtcagtgatagacctgtcctccatgggtttatctaaacccctcttaaagccatccaggctgctggtagccaccacatcctgtggcagggaattccacaagtcgattatgccTTCATTCGCCTTTGCTCCCCACCTATCCGAAGTATATCTGACCCCCGATATGGCCTGCTCAGTAGCACCTCATTAGGTGCTACTCATCCCGCGCAGCGGGAAAaggacttgattatcaagccagaggtttccggttcgaatctccactggtatgtttcccagactatgcgaaacaccgataccaggcagcagcgatatcggaagatgctgaaaggcatcctctcacactgcatgggagatggcaatggtcaacccctcctgtattctaccaaagacaactacagggctctgtggtcaccacgagtcgacaccgactcgagggcgcAGCtttacttcacttcacttcacttcactttacTTCACTTCACTTTACGGCCAGCTCAATCTCCACGCCGTCCCCCATTTCTTCGATGGGCCCACAAACCATTCCATACCGGAACGGTTCGAGCACACTGATTTGGCAGGTATGCTCCGCCAAAATGAATCCTCATAAAAACTGCAGTCCAAGGACAGTGGAGGTGTGGTCCCTGGGACGTGGAGATGTGGTTCCCTTGCCACTTGCAAAGCGCTgagcgcacatgtgcatgcaggcAGCGTGTAGCGGGCGCTTTTCCCGGGACTGCAAATCCCAGACAGCTCGGACCCAGCTGTGCGAGCTGGAAGCCCACGGAGCCTGTCGGGAAACATAACTTTTATCAGCGATGACCCCATTCTGGGCTCAGCCATTGCCTACCATAATTCATCTCCTCCTTGATGAAGTGCAAGTCTCTGCAGCCACAACTGAAAACATCCCAGAGGTCAAGGGAGGAAAACTCCACAATGCCTGTTGTCAATCGGCTCTCTTTAGAACAAAACCCCCAAATTCCAAATGTATTCAGAAGAATCAGGCTCTGTTAGACAAGGGAAAACATGACTTGGAGCTGTTGGGAGGTTGATGTCTACACTGGAgtagaccaggagagctggtcttgtggcagcggaGAGGAATGGTCcctattgctaagcagggttttcctTGGTTTTGATTTggatggggaacataggaagctgccatataccgagtcagaccattggtctatctagcccaatattgtcttcacagactggcagcggcttctccaaggttgcaggcaggaatctcaatcagccctatcttggtgaagccagggagggatcttggaagctaggtgttcttcccagagcggctccacccccgaggggaatctcttccagtgttcacacttctggtctctcattcatatgcaaccagggcagaccctgcttagctaaggggacaagtcaggcttgctaccacaagaccagctctcctctcccatggagactacatgcaagcactgtctGCCCCAAGATATTCTGCTTACGATATGGTTTGGCGTGGATTGAGCAAAGGCCAGGACTCgaagatggaggagagctggtcttggggtggcaagcatgaatggtcccctttgctaagcagggtctgccctggtttgcatttgaaagggaaactacatgtgagcactgtgagatatttcccttcagggatggggccataactccgTGGTTGAGcgtctgcttgcaagcagaaggtcccaggttcattgcATTCAGCTGTCTGAGATCCTTTCCTgttaagtgcatataggattgcacaggctcagggatgtaaaccaaaccaaactaatttgtgctcccagcatattttgctccctataggagaccagtaagtcccactgaagcaaggaagataggtggggagaaacagaGCAAGAATTAGCGCCATTCCTCGGGAGaaaaagtggtgggggggggaatgaggaatctgcctcttcttggtaaaattttaagacaGATGAGACATGCCAGAGCTCAAGGAACTCCTGAAGTTAAGTTACGCCCtggtctgtcctaaaagtcattctccctgctccccattgTGGgaatagggctggttgtggtctctcgcTGTTCTGAGATACAAACCACGCTccgcaggtgctcagaagcagagtCATCCCTAGTGGGTGTGGCGTGCCGGGCCTCCTTAACAGTTCATGTCATTACAGAaccatactgactgatgacatgcATCTGTGTCATCAAAGACTGTGAGTGAGGTTTCTGGCCATGCCCAGCCAGCTGGgcatttctaaaataaaataaaataaaataaaataaaataaaataaaataaaataaaataaaataaaagcacgacacatgcttcacagttctcactcagaccttctgggttgcaaaacaacttgaacctAAGTGCATTtatggatgaatggatgaatgaatggatgaatttataatataatataatataatataataaacttattcattcattcattcataaatgcacttaggttcaagttgttttgcaaccagGAAGGTCTgagtatattatattatattatattatattatattatattatattatattatattactagctgggtgactctgggccagtcacttctctctcagcctgacctacttcacagggttgttgtgaggagaaacctaattatgtatgtagtacaccgctctgggctccttggaggaagagcgggatataacatgtaaaataatatattatattatattatattatattataggcctttttagatagttttttttttaactgccagcaaattttccaatcagtttcaaattaaatattcagggacttctcagtctctccccgccccatatcaaagccctacagcaCGCAAGCAGGTCGCTATATATGGGGcaggggggtaaccacaaaaaggaattcacattttaCCTCCATTActgcaaaggctgggctggctgggctgggcagagggtcttcaGAGAGGTGGGTCAGGGCAGCCAGTGTGGGCCCCTCTGCCTgcccccttcctgcctgcctgcctgccttccttgctgcctgccggcCTGCACTCGAgtccaggcttcagggaggcctgcacggaggcctctttggaagccccgcccacccgcagATCAGGCCCCGCCCAGCCACAGAGAGGCAGAGAGCAGAGGCgtctctagggaaaatagcgcccagggcaagcactgaaattgcaccccctgtccaaacatctgacactcatctttcagataactttaccataatatcagctgaaaaatacaagtcaagctcgttcaaaaactatttagcggtggacgtagccagaccaaaaaatgccgggaaactacaaatgtcagtatgctggggctcatgaaatacccaaatactgtgtggaggtgtacttggaaaactaaacagaagtgcctgttctaattctctgctatgcattgtagcatcactattacgtcagttttaaaaatcaatggagaacttgacttttcccagctactctgaaaataattaaaggatatgcagagtcaactgtgtcgctgcttggaatatattctagtctttcagaaagacagtgaaaatgagagaaagagagcaagaaactccctgtgggccttaacattaaggatttcacactgattcaaagacaaactcaccattaatagccatataattaagacatcacatttaactcgcttatcacaagaagcaaagtaagagcaaatgaatacaatcctagctcataagcttcagctcagtattcacaagccctgattctctgtacatagtgccaatctgaatatgtgtacagtgtcatattatatttttattattattatttttacccgtagcccctttggggggcttcttaaaggctgggggggttgcaaagattccccctcaccccgctggcctcgcagggaccatttgagcatgtgcagtggccgtttttaaaaataatatttttattttttttaaggccactgaaaacaaaatggccaccgcgcatgctcaaatggcctctgcaaagcctggcatgacctagagcctcacagaggccatttgagcatgcacggtggccattttgtttttggcagccatttttttttaaattaattttacaaaatggcgccccccttcaagtggcgcccagggcacgtgccctgcctgccctacccctagatacgcccctggcggAGAGAGAAGGCGCtccagcagcttgcaggctgcttaggttgccggccaggagggccagcaggagagagggcagacagggcaagggggactggctgagtgaggggccttggggctgtgacatgtctctgggggcccccccaggcagtggagcccccagacaactgtctccccttgcccggtCCGTAGTTCTGCCCAGGAAGCCCAGGGTCAAATTGACGTCTCTCAAGGTTCCGTCGTTACTTGGACGCAGATTTGTAATTACCCCTTTCAGGTAGGTTTAAAGGCCTTCCCTCATCCCTCTGTTTGAGGAGCAAGGAACACATTGCGATCAGGTCAATTTAATCCCGTTTAGCCCAAAAAACCTCCCTGTAAAACACAAGCATCACGTCTTAGGTGAAGAGGTTGCAGGAGAACGGGTCGCGATGTTTCTAGGCCAACGTTGAATCAAATGCATCAACAAAAGAAGGGGCGATTCTCTTTAAATATCCATGACACTGGACCACAGCAGTTCcccacctgtggtcctccagatgttgcggaactaacatctggagtaccaataaattgtagctgtggatggtgggagttgtagttcagaatcATCTGGAGtaccaataaattgtagctgtggatgatgggagttgtagttcagaatcATCTGGAGtaccaataaattgtagctgtggatgatgggagttgtagttcagaatcATCTGGAGtaccaataaattgtagctgtggatgatgggagttgtagttcaaaatcaTCTGGAAGACCAATAAATTGTACCAATACGCCAGATTTCACCTCTCTGGtttcccttcctcagccctggcaGAGTTTGATGAGCCCAAAAGGTCAACCTTTGTGATGTTTGGCGTGCTTACCATAGCGGTCAGGATCTACCACGACCGGTGGGGCTATGGCGTTTACTCGGGGCCAATTGGGACCGCCGTTCTCATGATCACCGTGAAATGGGTAATTATCATCCTCTCTTTTAATTTCACCCTGGGTCTATTGACCATAATCAAATAACAAGTGACTGACCGGCTGCACAGCCTTGGGAGAACGGAGCAAAAACGATTCCTCACAAGATGCTAACAGTGCATGAGGCTTGGAACACCGGAAGCTGCTGTATGCAgagtctggcccttggtccatctagctcagtattgcctacactgactggcagcagcttctccaaggttgcaggcaggaatctctctctcagccctacctggagatgctgccagggattgaacctggggctttctgaatgcacagcagatgctctacctacCCACCCTTTTACTGGCCGcagtgggatttgaacccatgCCCCCAAAGAAACTGAAGCCTGCTAAGAAGTTGTCAGTGTGGCCTGCACGATACGGGCATTTTCCTGAACACGAAAAGGACTtttgtgggaaggggagagaagtgaaaatcactGTCCACATCCCCCTCCCCATGTGTTGCAGCTATCAGTATaaaatgtgctctctctctctctctctctccagctgcaaAAGATGAAAGAGAAAAAAGGACTGTACCCTGACAAAAGTGTCTATACGCAGCAGATTGGGCCGGGCTTCTGCTTCGGAGCCCTCGCTTTGATGCTCCGGTTCTTTTTTGAGGTACGTGTGTAGAAGAGAATAAACgtcgtaagaagagccctgctggatcaggcccaaggaggcccatctagtccagcatcctgtggcccaccagatgcctctgggaaccccacaggcaagaggtgtgtgcatgccctctctcctgccgttgctcccctgcaactggcatcatgcctctgaggctggaggtggcctagagccaccagactagtagccattgatagacctgccctccatggatttgtctaagcctcttttaaagccatccaagatggtggccatcaccacatgccgtggcagagaattccatagattaattctgcacAGTGTGCAAAAGTGCTTCCTATTCTCGGACCTAAATTTCCagaccatcagtttcatgggatgacccctggttctagtgtggtgagagggGGCGGCGGACTCTCgtctctgccccactctctttccaCACCTTGCATGAGTTCGTAGTCCTCTGTCATACCTCCCcttagtcgtctttttttctaaactaagaagttGAGAAAAGTCCCCGCATTCGGTGAACAGTGGTGAGTGGCAGATGAGAAAGGGGGCcagaaggagagctagtcttgtgggagcaagcatgacttgtcccctttgctaagcagggtctgccctggtttacatttgaatgggagaccacatgtgagccctgtaagatattcctccctTAGgcggtggagccgctctgggaagagcagaaggttcccagttccctccctggcagcatctccaagatcgggctgagagagactcctgcctgcaacctcggagaagccgctgccagtctgggtagacaatactgagctagataaaccaagggtctgactcagtatagagcagcttcctatgttcctatggtaagatattccccttaggggatggggctgctctgggaagcgcatctgcctgcttgtgtgcaaatagttccaagttccctccctagcagtatctccaagattgggctgcaggactcctgcctgttaccttggagaagccgctgccagtctgtgtagacgatcctgagctagatggaccgagggtcggactcagtatatggcagctgcctctgttccacTCCGCCTGGAAATAAGGTCAGGCCGACAGCGTGTGGTTAAGGGAAGCGACATCCCCAGAGCACATGCCAGGGTGCACGGAGACGGATTCCGCCCAGACGGAGGTTTATGAATAAGGCAGTGATGTGGCCATCCCCCACAGAGCAGACGCCCTCGTGTCCCCAGTGAGAGATCAGTCAAAACCAGAACTGCATTCCACGTCCCGGGGAAGAGGAGGGCGAGAGCCTTCTGATTCCTGGACGAATCCTCTGCCCACAGACTGGAAGCAACGCTACCATTTTAGGTAAGAGGTCCGGAGATGCTGAACGTGGAGGCCCGGCCCGAAAGTGCTTTGCCACTGAGTCACGCCACAGAAGCTCACTTATCTCTTCAACACCGCAGCCTCCAAGCACGCCGCTGGTCTTGCGGCTGAGGGAGTCACGCCCCCCAAATTGAAGTCCCATCCATCATTCCTCCTCTGTCGAGGTTGGCCCCGAGTTCTTGCCACTCATATATTGTCGCTACGCTGAGTGCAGAGCAAAGACACAGGCGGGGAGAAGAAATCTGTGCCTCTCTCCAGGCACAGTGCCCTGGGTCAATCAGTTCTGagcaggcataggaacataggcagctgccatatacggagtcagaccattggtctatctagctcaggattgtctacccagactggcagcagcctctccaaggttgcaggcaggaatctctctcaacccgatcttggagatgctgccagggagagaacttggagccttctgcatagaAGTAGGAAGGTGCTTTTCCCCAGAGTGACCCCCATTCCCTCAtaggaatattttccagtgcccacatgtagtctccctttcaaatgcaaaccagggcagaccctgcttagcaaagggaaccatcTAAGCTTCCTATCACAAGACCTCATCTTCTTAGATGAGGCTAAGCAGGGCTTGGTGTGGtcactgcctggatgggagacccacccATGCCACATTTTTTATTGGGGACGAGACAcagatgaattgtcccctttgctaagctggggtttcccaggtttgcatttggatgggtgactacatgagaacactgtctgctgtaagctaTCCCCTCACCCAGGGGATGgggcatgctttgcatgcagaaggtcccaggttcagtccctggctgcatctccaagtagggctgggaaagactcctgcctgaaatcttgaagagatgctgccagtcagtgtacacaatcctgagctaggtggaccaagggtctgactcagtagacagctgTGTTAGTATTGTGATAGGGCCGTAGcttagtgacagagcatctgcttgcatgcagaaggtcccaggttcaatccctggcagcatctccaggtagggctgggagagactcctgcctgcagccttggagaagccgctgccagtctgtgaagacaatactgagctagatagaccaagggcctgactcagtatatggcagctccctctgttcctctcCCTTCCCTCACAGCTGCTGTTTAGGAAAGAACAGGTGCCATTTGCAGCTGCTAATCTCACAGTAGACACTTAGTTAGGTTTGACCCCCCGACTCCCCCGACCCCATTTGGTCCCTATTTTTATCACTGAGGGATGCCTCGCTTGTTTGGGTGAATTGCTAGGATGCATCCGCTCTCCCAGTTTGACAGAACTCGCATCCTTGAATGGGGAGAGGAGGACACACCTCTGATAGAAAGGGTTGGAACGGATCTCCGAGGCCTTTTAGTCCACCCTTCTGCCCAGTGGAAGAAACGGCGACGGCACCCCTGTTTttagcttctgtttgaaaacctccggTGAAGGACAGCCTGGAA includes these proteins:
- the MYMK gene encoding protein myomaker produces the protein MGSLVAKLLLPTLSSLAFLPTISIAAKRQFHMEAMVYFFTMFFVSIYHACDGPGLSIICFMQYDILEYFSIYGTALSMWVSLMALAEFDEPKRSTFVMFGVLTIAVRIYHDRWGYGVYSGPIGTAVLMITVKWLQKMKEKKGLYPDKSVYTQQIGPGFCFGALALMLRFFFEEWDYTYVHSFYHCALAMSFVLLLPKVNKKAGNGGPPAKLDCSTLCCCV